The Methanobrevibacter sp. TMH8 genome contains the following window.
AATATAAATTAAAATAAAAACAATTAATTTAAAATAAAAAACATTATTTTAAGATAAAAAAAATAAAAAAGTGAGATATTGAAAAATTGATAATCTCCCAATTAGATAGAATTTTTAGAGTTTTTTAATTTTTGAAAGGGGTAAGTTTGTTGTTTGAGATATTATTTCAAGTGAAATTCCTTTATTTTTTAAATTTTTAGCTATTGAAATTTTTTCTTCTTCTATGCCTTTTTTTATTCCTTGTTTTTCTGCATATTTTATCATGCCTTTTTTATCCCGTTCGGCTTGATCTGCTCGAATATAAGATATATATTCCTGTTTATCTTTTAAAATATGTAAAGTTTTTTCATAGACGTTTTTTGCAAATTCATCCATTTCAATCACCTTTTCAATTAAATTTTGAGGAGCTTTAACATCAAATAATAAAGTAATTCGATCTTCAGGATCGTTTAAATCAAATTTTCCATTTCTTAGTTTTTTTCTAAACTTTGCAAAATCTCCGATTTTGCAATGTTAGAAAATCTTTGATTTTCTAAATTTTACTAAGTCGATATTGTGTGTTTCTATTACATCATCTAATATGTATTCTTTATATGTTGTTTCTGTTAGTTTGAATGTGGTGTGGTATTTTTCTAGAGGATGTAGATTGAAACCTAGAATGTTTATTGTGATTACTAATGGTAGTTCATTGTAGTTTTCACCAGCACTTAGAAAAACTGAATTTAAACTAGAGTCATAGAAATGTGTTCTTTTGTGAAATTTTTCCTGTTTTTTAATCTGTGATTCTA
Protein-coding sequences here:
- a CDS encoding Rpn family recombination-promoting nuclease/putative transposase, with protein sequence MRGEYIKIIIDNEERNINLLNDFLFGKLFGERGCEKETLHLINTFTKRNCTDLSFETNEMKGQHEGNKKSVTDVLVMTNDGNIVNIESQIKKQEKFHKRTHFYDSSLNSVFLSAGENYNELPLVITINILGFNLHPLEKYHTTFKLTETTYKEYILDDVIETHNIDLVKFRKSKIF